A portion of the Enterobacter sp. SA187 genome contains these proteins:
- a CDS encoding DUF2058 domain-containing protein: MTKLTLQEQMLKAGLVTSKKMAKVQRTAKKSRVQTREARAAVEENKKAQLERDKLLSEQQKQAALSKEYKAQVKQLIEMNRINIARGNIDFNFTDNNFIKKIAVDKVTQAQLISGRLAIARLMKDSSGESEYAIIPASVADKIAQRDAESIVLNSALSQEAQDEDDPYADFKVPDDLMW; this comes from the coding sequence ATGACCAAACTTACCTTACAAGAGCAGATGCTGAAAGCGGGCCTGGTGACCAGCAAAAAAATGGCCAAAGTGCAGCGCACGGCGAAGAAATCCCGCGTGCAGACGCGTGAAGCCCGTGCTGCGGTGGAAGAGAATAAAAAGGCACAGCTGGAGCGCGACAAGCTGCTGAGCGAACAGCAAAAACAAGCAGCGTTGTCCAAAGAGTACAAAGCGCAGGTGAAGCAGCTGATTGAGATGAACCGCATCAACATTGCCAGAGGCAATATTGATTTCAACTTTACCGACAATAACTTTATTAAAAAAATCGCCGTCGATAAGGTGACCCAGGCGCAGTTGATTAGCGGACGTCTTGCTATTGCGCGTCTGATGAAAGACAGCAGCGGCGAGAGTGAATACGCCATTATTCCGGCAAGCGTTGCCGATAAAATTGCGCAGCGGGATGCAGAAAGTATTGTCCTCAACAGTGCGTTGAGTCAGGAAGCGCAGGATGAAGACGATCCGTATGCAGATTTCAAAGTACCTGATGATTTGATGTGGTAA
- the mltC gene encoding membrane-bound lytic murein transglycosylase MltC, whose translation MKKYLAFALIAPLLISCSSSNNKGDSYNEAWVKDTNGFDILMGQFAHNIENIWGFNEVLIAGPKDYVKYTDQYQTRSHINFDDGSITIETIAGTDPAAHLRKAIIKTLLMGDDPGSIDLYSDVDDIPISKQPFLYGQVVDNNGEAIRWQWRAARYADYLLQTRMKSRQNGLKVIYSVTINLVANHLDKRAHKYTGMVRQASRKYGVDESLILAIMQTESSFNPYAVSRSDALGLMQVVQHSAGKDVFRAQGRSGMPDRNFLFDPASNIDTGTAYLAMLNNVYLSGITNPTSRRYAVITAYNGGAGSVLRVFSSDKVQAANIINRMTPGDVYEALTTRHPSAESRRYLYKVDTAQKSYRRR comes from the coding sequence TGGGTAAAGGACACCAACGGTTTTGACATTCTGATGGGGCAGTTCGCCCATAACATCGAAAATATCTGGGGATTTAACGAAGTCCTGATTGCCGGCCCCAAGGACTACGTTAAGTACACCGATCAGTACCAGACCCGCAGCCACATCAACTTTGATGACGGCTCGATCACCATCGAAACCATCGCCGGGACAGATCCTGCGGCGCACCTGCGCAAGGCGATCATCAAGACGCTGTTGATGGGTGACGATCCCGGCTCTATCGACCTCTATTCCGATGTCGATGACATTCCTATTTCCAAACAGCCGTTCCTCTACGGACAGGTAGTGGATAACAATGGCGAGGCCATTCGCTGGCAGTGGCGCGCGGCACGTTACGCGGATTATCTGCTGCAAACGCGCATGAAAAGCCGGCAGAACGGGCTGAAAGTGATCTACAGCGTGACCATTAATCTGGTGGCGAACCACCTGGATAAACGCGCCCATAAATACACCGGCATGGTGCGTCAGGCGTCACGCAAGTATGGCGTCGATGAATCGCTTATCCTGGCCATTATGCAGACCGAATCCTCCTTTAACCCGTACGCCGTCAGCCGCTCCGATGCGCTGGGGCTGATGCAGGTTGTCCAGCACAGCGCCGGGAAAGACGTGTTCCGCGCCCAGGGTCGCTCCGGGATGCCGGACCGCAACTTCCTGTTCGATCCGGCGAGTAATATTGATACCGGCACGGCTTATCTGGCGATGCTGAACAATGTTTATCTGTCCGGCATTACCAACCCGACCTCACGGCGTTATGCGGTGATCACCGCCTATAACGGCGGCGCGGGCAGCGTGCTGCGGGTGTTCTCCAGCGATAAGGTGCAGGCGGCGAACATTATTAACCGCATGACGCCGGGGGATGTGTACGAAGCACTCACCACGCGGCATCCGTCCGCTGAATCGCGCCGCTATCTCTATAAAGTGGATACCGCGCAGAAGAGCTATCGTCGCAGGTAA
- a CDS encoding DUF554 domain-containing protein yields the protein MLTGPFINAAAVLIGGTLGAVLSHRLPERVRGSMPAIFGLCSLGIGILLVMKCVNLPVMVLATLVGTLIGEICYVERGISGGVNRLRKLVQRGKKSTGVPEGHDAFIESLVAIIILFCASGTGIFGAMREGMTGDPSILIAKAFLDFFTAVIFATSLGIAVAAISVPMLIIQLTLATCATFILPLTTPAMMGDFTAVGGILLLATGLRICGIKMFAVANMLPALIIAMPISAAWSAFFA from the coding sequence GTGTTAACTGGCCCCTTTATCAATGCCGCTGCCGTGCTAATCGGCGGCACCCTCGGCGCGGTGTTAAGCCACCGCTTACCCGAACGCGTGCGTGGTTCGATGCCCGCCATTTTCGGCCTGTGCTCGCTGGGTATCGGCATTCTTCTGGTAATGAAATGCGTCAACCTGCCGGTGATGGTGCTGGCAACCCTGGTGGGCACGCTGATTGGCGAGATCTGTTACGTCGAGCGCGGCATCAGCGGCGGGGTGAACCGCCTGCGTAAACTGGTGCAGCGCGGCAAAAAATCAACCGGCGTGCCGGAAGGTCATGACGCTTTTATCGAAAGTCTGGTCGCCATCATTATTCTGTTCTGCGCCAGCGGCACCGGGATTTTCGGCGCGATGCGCGAAGGCATGACCGGCGATCCGAGTATTTTGATCGCCAAAGCCTTTCTCGACTTCTTTACCGCGGTGATTTTTGCCACCTCGCTGGGCATTGCCGTGGCGGCCATTTCGGTGCCGATGCTGATTATTCAGCTTACCCTCGCCACCTGCGCGACCTTTATTCTGCCGCTCACCACACCGGCGATGATGGGCGATTTCACTGCCGTCGGCGGTATTCTGCTGCTGGCCACCGGCCTGCGTATCTGCGGTATCAAGATGTTTGCCGTCGCTAACATGCTGCCCGCGTTGATTATCGCCATGCCGATCTCCGCCGCCTGGAGCGCTTTTTTCGCCTGA
- a CDS encoding ornithine decarboxylase has translation MKTMKIAASRELVSQLSTHREVVSLDNTDFTDVAAVVITVADSYSGILALLKRTGFKLPVFLFSDTPADAPAGVEAVIGGKAQEMLELESAACRYEENLLPPFFDTLTQYVAMNNSTFACPGHQHGAFFKKHPAGRQFFDFFGENVFRADMCNADVKLGDLLIHEGSAKHAQKFAAKVFHADKTYFVLNGTSAANKVVTNALLTRGDLVLFDRNNHKSNHHGALIQAGATPVYLEAARNPFGFIGGIDEHCFDERYLREQIRAVAPQKADDARPFRLAVIQLGTYDGTIYNARQVIDKIGSLCDYILFDSAWVGYEQFIPMMADCSPLLLDLNENDPGIFVTQSVHKQQAGFSQTSQIHKKDNHIRGQARFCPHKRLNNAFMLHASTSPFYPLFAALDVNAKIHEGESGRRLWAECVELGIEARKAIIANCKMIKPFVPPEVAGRPWQDHPTHAIASERRFFSFEPGASWHGFEGYAREQYFVDPCKLLLTTPGIDAQTGDYTDFGIPATILAHYLRENGIVPEKCDLNSILFLLTPAESAEKMAQLVAMLGQFEQHIEDDTPLADVLPTIFNKYPVRYRDYTLRELCQEMHDLYVSFDVKDLQKAMFRADSFPPVAMNPQDANSEFIRGNVELVRISEAEGRIAAEGALPYPPGVLCVVPGEVWGGAVQRYFLALEEGVNLLPGFSPELQGVYSETDADGIKRLFGYVLTEK, from the coding sequence ATGAAAACCATGAAAATTGCCGCCAGCCGCGAGCTGGTTTCCCAGCTTTCCACCCATCGCGAGGTGGTCAGCCTGGACAACACGGATTTTACCGACGTGGCGGCAGTCGTCATTACGGTGGCTGACAGTTACAGCGGCATTCTCGCGCTCTTAAAACGTACAGGCTTTAAGCTGCCGGTATTCCTGTTCAGCGACACGCCTGCCGATGCGCCAGCGGGCGTCGAGGCGGTGATCGGCGGTAAAGCGCAGGAGATGCTGGAGCTGGAATCCGCGGCCTGCCGTTACGAAGAAAACCTGCTGCCGCCGTTTTTCGATACCCTGACGCAGTATGTGGCGATGAACAACAGCACTTTTGCCTGTCCGGGACATCAGCACGGCGCGTTCTTCAAAAAACACCCTGCCGGACGTCAGTTTTTTGACTTCTTCGGCGAGAACGTTTTTCGCGCTGACATGTGCAATGCCGACGTTAAGCTCGGCGATCTGCTGATCCATGAAGGTTCCGCCAAACACGCGCAGAAATTTGCCGCCAAAGTGTTCCATGCGGATAAAACCTACTTTGTGCTGAACGGCACGTCGGCGGCGAACAAAGTTGTCACCAATGCGCTGCTGACGCGCGGCGATCTGGTGCTCTTTGACCGTAACAACCATAAATCCAACCACCATGGCGCGCTGATCCAGGCGGGGGCGACCCCGGTCTATCTGGAAGCGGCGCGTAACCCGTTTGGCTTTATCGGCGGCATTGACGAGCACTGTTTCGACGAGCGTTACCTGCGCGAGCAGATCCGCGCCGTCGCGCCGCAGAAAGCGGACGATGCGCGCCCGTTCCGCCTGGCGGTGATCCAGCTTGGCACCTACGACGGCACCATCTACAACGCCCGTCAGGTGATCGACAAGATCGGATCGCTGTGCGATTACATCCTTTTTGACTCGGCGTGGGTGGGCTACGAGCAGTTTATTCCGATGATGGCCGACTGCTCGCCGCTGCTGCTGGATCTGAATGAAAACGATCCGGGGATCTTCGTCACCCAGTCGGTGCACAAGCAGCAGGCGGGCTTCTCCCAGACCTCGCAGATTCACAAAAAAGATAACCACATTCGCGGCCAGGCGCGCTTCTGCCCGCATAAACGGCTGAACAACGCCTTTATGCTGCACGCTTCCACCAGCCCGTTTTATCCGCTGTTCGCCGCGCTGGACGTCAATGCCAAGATCCACGAAGGTGAAAGCGGCCGCCGCCTGTGGGCAGAGTGCGTTGAGCTGGGCATCGAAGCGCGCAAGGCGATCATCGCCAACTGTAAGATGATTAAACCTTTTGTGCCGCCGGAAGTGGCGGGGCGACCGTGGCAGGATCACCCGACTCACGCCATCGCCAGCGAACGTCGCTTCTTCAGCTTTGAGCCGGGGGCGAGCTGGCACGGTTTTGAAGGCTACGCCCGCGAGCAATATTTTGTCGATCCCTGCAAGCTGCTGCTCACCACGCCGGGGATCGATGCGCAGACCGGTGACTACACCGATTTCGGTATTCCGGCGACCATTCTGGCGCACTACTTGCGTGAGAACGGCATCGTGCCGGAGAAGTGCGATCTGAACTCGATCCTCTTCCTGCTGACGCCTGCCGAGAGCGCGGAGAAAATGGCGCAGCTGGTGGCGATGCTTGGTCAGTTCGAGCAGCACATTGAAGACGATACGCCGCTGGCGGACGTGCTGCCGACCATCTTCAACAAATATCCGGTGCGCTACCGCGATTACACCCTGCGCGAGCTGTGTCAGGAGATGCACGATTTGTACGTCAGCTTTGACGTTAAAGATCTGCAAAAAGCGATGTTCCGCGCCGACAGTTTCCCGCCGGTGGCGATGAATCCGCAGGATGCGAACAGCGAGTTCATTCGCGGCAATGTGGAGCTGGTGCGCATCAGCGAAGCCGAAGGGCGCATCGCGGCGGAAGGCGCGCTGCCGTATCCGCCGGGCGTCTTATGCGTGGTACCGGGGGAAGTGTGGGGCGGTGCGGTACAGCGCTATTTCCTCGCGCTGGAAGAGGGCGTGAACCTGCTGCCGGGCTTCTCGCCAGAGCTACAGGGCGTGTATAGCGAAACAGACGCCGATGGTATCAAGCGTCTGTTTGGCTATGTGTTAACAGAGAAATAA